A stretch of Lysinibacillus agricola DNA encodes these proteins:
- the cbpB gene encoding cyclic-di-AMP-binding protein CbpB, with amino-acid sequence MISTNSKDLLAMPISDFIISSEKVAHVQSGNSAEHALLVLTRTGYSSIPVLDLKYRLQGLLSMKMITESILGLEHIEYEKLPDIKVDTIMDKDIAVLKLTDTFQRALDLVINHAFLCVVDDDGTFAGILTRRVILKQLKKYIYQKE; translated from the coding sequence ATGATTTCAACTAACAGCAAAGACTTATTAGCAATGCCAATTAGTGATTTTATTATTTCATCTGAAAAAGTTGCGCACGTACAAAGTGGAAATAGTGCGGAACATGCACTCCTAGTACTTACACGTACAGGGTATTCGTCGATACCTGTTTTAGATTTGAAATATCGGCTTCAAGGTTTACTAAGCATGAAAATGATTACTGAATCCATTCTTGGACTAGAACATATTGAATATGAAAAGCTACCCGATATTAAAGTGGATACGATTATGGATAAAGATATCGCTGTATTAAAGTTGACGGATACTTTTCAGCGAGCTCTCGACTTAGTTATTAATCACGCCTTTTTATGTGTTGTGGACGATGACGGAACATTTGCGGGAATATTAACGAGACGTGTTATTTTAAAGCAATTGAAAAAATATATTTATCAAAAAGAGTAG